One Lacunisphaera limnophila DNA window includes the following coding sequences:
- a CDS encoding matrixin family metalloprotease: MSAISNPLRRAALPLLLLSAVSAALAFTFTLNKTSPPPNGTGLPLKWPAGTIRLRLLLGDAATLADGSSYNQSARAAALTWNAVLGSAQFQTETATGNPVADNEVNELAFGSTIYGRDFGGTTLAVTTGYSTGNERIEADIIFNTRYSWDSYRGNARFNGNTLLPDIQRVALHELGHVLGLDHPDEAGQSVPAIMNSTIDNRDQLASDDTEGAQSLYGPPGAPANDNFSNAIVLRLGNTRTLAVKGYNTNATKETGEPSHADDGGTNPKPNPGGRSVWWRWTSPAAGGVTLDTRGSYFDSLLGVYTGTSLGSLTRIASSDDINPGVVQASTVTFNATAGTTYQIAVDGFNNDDGLGADNAGITLNLTFDGELGSAPGITTHPADATVTRGGSVSFSVTATGTAPLAYQWFFGDSPIDGATSATYSLSNVTASQAGAYRVTVSNATGLVTSNTATLTVNTPAPAPAPPGGGGGGGGAPSLAFIALLAALGITRFCLSRHSGPCR, translated from the coding sequence GTGAGCGCCATCAGTAACCCACTGCGCCGCGCCGCCCTGCCCCTCTTGCTGCTAAGCGCGGTCTCGGCCGCACTGGCCTTCACCTTTACGCTGAACAAAACCAGCCCGCCCCCCAACGGCACCGGGCTGCCCTTGAAATGGCCCGCCGGCACCATCCGGCTCCGCCTGCTCCTCGGTGACGCCGCCACCCTCGCCGATGGCTCCAGCTACAATCAGAGTGCCCGCGCCGCCGCGCTCACCTGGAACGCGGTACTCGGCTCCGCCCAGTTCCAGACCGAGACCGCCACCGGCAACCCGGTCGCCGACAACGAGGTCAACGAGCTCGCATTCGGCTCCACGATTTACGGACGCGACTTCGGCGGCACCACCCTCGCCGTCACCACCGGCTACAGCACCGGCAACGAGCGCATCGAGGCCGATATCATCTTCAACACCCGCTACTCCTGGGATTCGTACCGCGGCAACGCCCGCTTCAACGGGAACACCCTTCTGCCCGACATCCAGCGCGTCGCCCTGCACGAACTGGGTCATGTGCTTGGCCTCGACCATCCCGATGAGGCCGGCCAGTCCGTCCCCGCGATCATGAACAGCACCATCGACAATCGCGATCAGTTGGCGAGCGACGACACCGAGGGCGCTCAATCCCTCTACGGTCCACCGGGCGCCCCCGCCAACGACAACTTCAGCAACGCCATCGTCCTCCGCCTCGGCAACACGCGCACGCTTGCCGTCAAGGGCTACAACACCAACGCCACCAAGGAAACCGGCGAACCAAGCCATGCCGATGATGGCGGCACGAATCCCAAGCCCAATCCCGGTGGTCGCTCCGTCTGGTGGCGCTGGACCTCGCCCGCCGCTGGCGGGGTCACGCTCGACACCCGCGGCAGCTACTTCGACTCCCTCCTCGGCGTTTACACCGGCACCAGCCTCGGCAGTCTGACCCGCATCGCCAGCAGTGACGACATCAACCCCGGCGTGGTCCAGGCCAGCACCGTCACGTTTAACGCCACCGCGGGCACCACCTACCAGATCGCCGTGGACGGTTTCAACAATGACGACGGCCTCGGCGCGGACAACGCCGGCATCACCCTGAACCTCACCTTTGACGGCGAGCTTGGCTCCGCCCCCGGCATCACCACCCACCCCGCCGACGCCACGGTCACCCGCGGCGGATCCGTGTCGTTTTCCGTCACCGCCACCGGTACCGCCCCGTTGGCCTACCAGTGGTTCTTCGGAGACAGCCCCATCGACGGCGCGACCAGCGCGACCTACTCGCTTTCCAACGTCACCGCGTCCCAGGCTGGAGCCTACCGCGTGACCGTGAGCAACGCCACTGGCCTCGTCACCAGCAACACGGCCACACTCACGGTTAACACCCCCGCACCCGCCCCGGCCCCGCCCGGCGGCGGAGGAGGCGGTGGCGGCGCCCCCAGTCTGGCCTTTATCGCCCTGCTCGCCGCCCTCGGAATCACACGGTTTTGCCTAAGTCGCCATTCGGGACCCTGCCGCTGA
- a CDS encoding DUF2256 domain-containing protein, producing MPRMRKKSDLPVKDCVVCGRPFTWRKKWEKVWDEVRYCSDGCRKRRGAKG from the coding sequence ATGCCCCGGATGCGGAAGAAGTCTGATCTGCCGGTGAAGGACTGTGTCGTCTGCGGCCGCCCCTTCACCTGGCGGAAAAAGTGGGAGAAGGTGTGGGACGAGGTCCGTTATTGCTCCGATGGGTGTCGCAAGCGACGGGGGGCCAAGGGTTAA
- the ndk gene encoding nucleoside-diphosphate kinase, whose amino-acid sequence MQRTFVIFKPDCMAQRHVGEVLSRFESAGFTVVGCKMGVLTPALLREHYAHVASKPFYPEIEGFMSSRPVIMMALEGDNIVAKVRDLLGPTDSRKAAKGTIRGDFGTEMMKNVVHASDSDENAKIELARFFKAEELFNV is encoded by the coding sequence ATGCAGAGAACATTCGTTATCTTTAAGCCTGACTGTATGGCCCAGCGCCACGTCGGCGAAGTCCTTAGCCGCTTCGAGAGCGCCGGTTTCACCGTCGTCGGTTGCAAAATGGGCGTCCTGACGCCCGCCCTGCTGCGCGAGCACTACGCGCATGTGGCGAGCAAGCCGTTTTACCCGGAGATCGAGGGCTTCATGAGCTCGCGTCCCGTCATCATGATGGCGCTCGAGGGCGACAACATCGTGGCGAAAGTGCGTGACCTGCTCGGGCCCACGGACTCCCGCAAGGCGGCCAAGGGCACCATCCGCGGTGATTTTGGCACCGAGATGATGAAGAACGTGGTCCATGCCTCGGACAGCGACGAAAACGCCAAGATCGAGCTGGCGCGCTTCTTCAAGGCCGAGGAATTGTTCAACGTCTGA
- a CDS encoding glycogen synthase, which produces MRIAHAASEVFPYLKTGGLADMVAALTGVLAERGHEVALFMPGYRSVLDGPHFKGAELSHRLKIEMGDSFLPGDVYTLSPRAGLTIYFIGREEFFDRKLPYWTGERDYDDNDARFIYFQKAVTELLRLTDFKADIVHCHDWQTGMLPLFLRDAEQRYGTTLALKTVFTIHNIAYQGIFPRKSFALANLPEELLSIDGLEYYDQMCMMKAGIVFADLVTTVSPRYAQEIQTPEFGNGMDGVIGTRLADLHGFINGIDTAVWNPATDASLPAQFSVENMAGKALCRERLLQEFGWSPKPPAAKRRAGNTNPGLPVAAPANGGFKGPVFGMVCRFTVSKGLDLLLGAEDFFATEDCRLVVLGGGERRYEDAVRALAARHPGKIAVCVRLDEAMSHLVEAGSDFFLMPSLFEPCGLNQMYSQTYGTVPLVSRVGGLVDTVVDVDASPEAGTGIMFPPTQEAFNQALRRALALYADPVKYADVQRRAMRRDFSWKTAVAAYEELYTNAL; this is translated from the coding sequence ATGCGAATTGCCCACGCCGCCAGCGAAGTGTTTCCCTACCTCAAGACCGGCGGCCTGGCCGACATGGTGGCGGCGCTGACCGGAGTACTGGCCGAACGCGGTCATGAGGTGGCGCTCTTCATGCCGGGTTACCGCTCGGTGTTGGACGGCCCGCATTTCAAGGGGGCCGAGCTGTCGCACCGGCTCAAGATCGAGATGGGCGACTCGTTTCTGCCCGGTGATGTGTACACGCTCAGCCCGCGGGCGGGGCTGACGATCTATTTCATCGGGCGGGAGGAATTCTTCGACCGCAAGCTGCCGTACTGGACGGGCGAGCGGGACTATGACGACAACGACGCGCGCTTCATTTACTTCCAGAAAGCCGTGACCGAGCTGCTGCGCCTGACGGATTTCAAGGCCGACATCGTCCACTGTCATGACTGGCAGACGGGCATGCTGCCGCTGTTCCTGCGCGACGCCGAGCAACGCTACGGCACGACGCTCGCGCTCAAGACGGTGTTCACGATCCACAACATCGCGTACCAGGGCATCTTTCCACGGAAGTCCTTCGCGCTGGCCAACCTGCCGGAGGAGCTGCTGTCGATCGACGGCCTCGAGTACTACGACCAGATGTGTATGATGAAGGCCGGGATCGTTTTCGCCGACCTGGTGACCACGGTGAGCCCGCGTTACGCGCAGGAGATCCAGACCCCGGAGTTTGGCAACGGCATGGACGGGGTGATCGGCACGCGCCTCGCGGACCTGCACGGTTTCATCAATGGCATCGACACGGCGGTGTGGAATCCCGCGACGGATGCCAGCCTGCCGGCGCAGTTCAGCGTCGAGAACATGGCCGGCAAGGCCCTGTGCCGGGAGCGGCTGCTGCAGGAATTCGGGTGGAGTCCGAAGCCGCCGGCGGCCAAGCGCCGCGCCGGCAACACGAATCCCGGGCTGCCGGTGGCCGCGCCAGCGAACGGCGGGTTCAAGGGGCCGGTGTTCGGCATGGTCTGCCGCTTTACCGTGAGCAAGGGCCTCGACCTGCTGCTCGGGGCCGAGGATTTTTTTGCCACGGAGGATTGTCGCCTGGTGGTGCTCGGCGGCGGAGAGCGACGCTACGAGGACGCGGTGCGCGCGCTGGCGGCACGGCATCCCGGCAAGATCGCGGTGTGTGTGCGCCTAGACGAGGCGATGAGCCACCTGGTCGAGGCGGGGTCGGATTTTTTCCTGATGCCCTCGCTGTTCGAGCCCTGCGGGCTCAACCAGATGTACAGCCAGACCTACGGCACGGTGCCGCTGGTGTCGCGGGTGGGCGGGTTGGTGGACACGGTGGTGGATGTGGACGCCTCGCCGGAGGCGGGCACGGGTATCATGTTCCCGCCCACGCAGGAAGCCTTCAACCAGGCGTTGCGGCGGGCGCTCGCGCTCTATGCGGATCCGGTGAAGTATGCGGACGTCCAGCGCCGGGCGATGCGCCGGGATTTTTCGTGGAAGACGGCGGTCGCCGCGTACGAGGAGCTTTACACGAACGCGCTGTGA
- a CDS encoding cryptochrome/photolyase family protein: protein MTSAATSTPQPATLVWFRQDLRVQDNPALAAAVTRGRPVIPVYILDDAGEGRWPMGGASRWWLHHSLAALDQALRSRGSRLVLARGESGAVLRDLIKATGADAVYWNRRYEPAVIARDKGLKAGLDVEALSFNSALLFEPHTIRNKAGAPFQVFTPFWKHCLTLAVEEPVKLRGGDLPSPMSWPRSLELGALGLLPKIPWDGGFAAAAAPGEAGAMSRLKQFTAGAMDDYADRRNRPDVLGTSALSAHLHFGDIGPRQIWAAVKATTKGSGVFPPNRGAQVFLSEVGWREFAHHLLFHFPHTPEAPLRMDFAAFPWVQDSVKLRAWQQGRTGYPIVDAGMRQLWATGWMHNRVRMIVASFLVKHLRISWQAGADWFWDTLVDADLASNTLGWQWTAGCGADAAPYFRIFNPILQGLKFDPEGDYVRRWVPELARLPAEFIHQPWEAPMDVLASAGVTLGRTYPHPLVDHGEARDAALAALATIRRAKP from the coding sequence ATGACCTCCGCTGCAACGTCCACCCCCCAGCCGGCCACGCTTGTGTGGTTCCGGCAGGATCTGCGGGTGCAGGACAACCCAGCGCTGGCGGCGGCGGTGACGCGGGGGCGTCCGGTGATTCCGGTGTATATTTTGGATGACGCCGGCGAGGGGCGGTGGCCGATGGGTGGCGCGTCCCGGTGGTGGTTGCATCACTCGTTGGCAGCGCTGGATCAGGCGCTGCGGTCGCGCGGATCGCGCCTGGTGCTGGCTCGCGGTGAGAGCGGGGCGGTGCTGCGCGATTTGATCAAGGCCACGGGGGCGGACGCGGTTTACTGGAACCGGCGGTACGAGCCAGCGGTGATTGCGCGGGACAAGGGTTTGAAAGCGGGGCTCGACGTCGAAGCCCTGAGTTTCAACTCGGCCCTGCTGTTCGAGCCGCACACGATCCGGAACAAGGCGGGGGCCCCGTTCCAGGTCTTCACGCCCTTCTGGAAGCATTGCCTGACCTTGGCCGTGGAGGAACCCGTGAAGCTGCGAGGCGGGGACCTGCCGAGCCCGATGTCATGGCCGCGCTCCTTGGAACTGGGGGCCCTCGGGTTGCTCCCGAAGATCCCGTGGGACGGGGGATTTGCGGCAGCCGCGGCGCCGGGTGAAGCGGGGGCGATGTCCCGGTTGAAGCAATTCACGGCCGGGGCGATGGATGACTATGCCGACCGGCGCAACCGGCCCGATGTGCTGGGGACCTCGGCGCTGTCGGCGCATTTGCATTTCGGGGACATCGGCCCGCGCCAGATCTGGGCGGCGGTGAAGGCGACAACGAAGGGCAGCGGCGTTTTTCCGCCGAATCGCGGGGCGCAGGTTTTCCTGAGCGAGGTGGGTTGGCGGGAGTTCGCGCATCACCTGCTGTTTCATTTTCCGCACACGCCCGAGGCGCCGTTGCGGATGGATTTTGCGGCGTTCCCGTGGGTGCAGGACTCGGTAAAACTGCGCGCCTGGCAGCAGGGCCGGACGGGTTACCCGATCGTGGATGCCGGCATGCGCCAGCTCTGGGCGACCGGGTGGATGCACAACCGCGTGCGGATGATCGTGGCGTCGTTTCTCGTGAAGCACCTGCGGATCTCCTGGCAGGCCGGCGCGGACTGGTTTTGGGACACGCTCGTGGACGCCGATCTGGCGAGCAACACGCTCGGCTGGCAGTGGACGGCCGGGTGCGGGGCGGATGCCGCGCCGTATTTCCGGATCTTCAACCCGATCCTCCAGGGTCTGAAATTTGATCCCGAGGGCGACTATGTGCGCCGGTGGGTGCCGGAGCTGGCGCGGCTGCCGGCGGAGTTTATCCACCAACCCTGGGAAGCGCCGATGGATGTGCTGGCCTCCGCGGGGGTGACCTTGGGGCGGACCTATCCGCATCCGCTGGTCGACCATGGCGAGGCGCGGGATGCGGCCTTGGCGGCGCTGGCGACCATCCGGCGGGCCAAGCCCTAG
- a CDS encoding ribonuclease R family protein, which translates to MKNHSERLFAHLSRKQYVPVPAAVIAKEWKLDKKRRVAFFAEIAQLVRSGQLTLIKNDRVCLPKVADLVTGTINFRQKGSAMVAPEVRVTEPRKPAIYIDAADTGTALQGDKVVVRLRSPRERDFPFFLKPGEQAGRVIEIIERGAATLTGTLHRGRTYFYVTPDDPRIPHDIIVPDPAAAGLKPPALVGDKVVVKLNEWKERHQAPDGEVTQRLGRAFEPRAELAAIYHKYNLATSFPDPVVREAAAILPEVQPSDLAGRRDFRDIPTFTIDPDDAKDFDDALSIEYLDHGEIRVGVHIADVSHYVKPGTALDKEAQLRGNSTYLVGTVVPMLPEKLSNGLCSLVEAKDRLTKAAIFTFNRHGAIKTVEFANTVIRSRKRLTYKQAYALMFEDDLNKIRQLPLPGAHQTGSTGRALNELSHTELTDLQTWVRQLWAIGSKIRQARMADGSLDLDMPETKIFVDAEGYADRIEKIENDESHQLIEEYMLLANEAVARLTRTNRLPSLYRVHDDPDEARLGELRQFLMTFNVKSGDLMNRDEVVRLLATLKHHPQGFVLRTQLLRSMRKACYRPSHDGHYGLNKKDYTHFTSPIRRYADLVVHRVLGAWLAKQPGYRATHTDQLAEHLSLTEINSTEAERDSVKVKLMEYFDREAERKKKTVFNAIITDVRNHGFFIELSDAGAFGMVPISSLRDDFYVLNGPGTAFIGRKTKRKFELGHTIQVIVAKVDRQKRLIDFTVP; encoded by the coding sequence ATGAAAAACCATTCCGAAAGACTCTTCGCCCACCTCTCCCGCAAGCAATACGTCCCCGTCCCCGCCGCGGTCATCGCCAAGGAGTGGAAACTCGACAAGAAGCGCCGCGTCGCCTTCTTCGCCGAGATCGCCCAGCTCGTGCGCTCCGGCCAGCTCACGCTCATCAAGAACGACCGCGTCTGCCTGCCCAAGGTCGCCGACCTCGTGACCGGCACGATCAACTTCCGCCAGAAGGGCTCCGCCATGGTCGCCCCCGAGGTCCGCGTCACCGAGCCCCGCAAGCCGGCCATCTACATCGACGCCGCCGACACCGGCACCGCCCTCCAGGGCGACAAGGTCGTCGTCCGCCTCCGCTCCCCGCGCGAGCGCGACTTCCCGTTCTTCCTGAAACCCGGCGAGCAGGCCGGCCGCGTCATCGAGATCATCGAGCGCGGCGCGGCCACCCTCACCGGCACGCTCCACCGCGGCCGCACCTATTTCTACGTCACCCCCGACGATCCCCGCATCCCCCACGACATCATCGTGCCCGACCCCGCCGCCGCCGGTCTCAAGCCGCCCGCCCTGGTCGGCGACAAGGTCGTCGTGAAACTCAACGAGTGGAAGGAGCGCCACCAGGCCCCCGACGGCGAGGTCACCCAGCGTCTCGGCCGCGCCTTCGAGCCCCGCGCGGAACTCGCCGCGATCTACCACAAATACAATCTGGCGACTTCCTTCCCCGATCCCGTCGTCCGCGAAGCCGCCGCCATCCTGCCCGAGGTCCAGCCCTCCGACCTCGCCGGCCGCCGCGACTTCCGCGATATCCCGACGTTCACCATCGACCCCGACGACGCCAAGGATTTCGACGACGCCCTCTCCATCGAATACCTCGACCACGGCGAGATCCGTGTCGGCGTGCACATTGCCGATGTCAGCCACTACGTGAAGCCAGGCACTGCCCTCGACAAGGAGGCCCAGCTCCGCGGCAACTCCACCTACCTCGTCGGCACCGTCGTACCCATGCTGCCGGAGAAACTCTCCAACGGCCTCTGCTCCCTCGTCGAGGCCAAGGACCGCCTGACCAAGGCCGCGATCTTCACGTTCAACCGCCACGGCGCCATCAAGACCGTCGAGTTCGCCAACACCGTCATCCGCAGCCGCAAGCGCCTGACCTACAAGCAGGCCTACGCCCTCATGTTCGAGGACGACCTGAACAAAATCCGCCAACTCCCCCTGCCCGGCGCCCACCAGACCGGCTCCACCGGCCGCGCGCTCAACGAACTTTCCCACACCGAGCTGACCGACCTCCAGACCTGGGTCCGCCAACTCTGGGCCATCGGCTCGAAAATCCGCCAGGCCCGCATGGCCGACGGATCCCTCGACCTCGACATGCCCGAGACCAAGATCTTCGTCGACGCCGAGGGCTACGCCGACCGCATCGAGAAGATCGAGAACGACGAGAGCCACCAGCTCATCGAGGAATACATGCTTCTCGCCAACGAGGCCGTCGCCCGCCTCACCCGCACCAACCGCCTGCCCTCGCTCTACCGCGTGCACGACGACCCCGACGAGGCCCGCCTCGGCGAACTCCGCCAGTTCCTCATGACGTTCAACGTGAAGTCCGGCGACCTCATGAACCGCGACGAGGTCGTGCGCCTGCTCGCCACCCTCAAGCACCACCCGCAGGGCTTCGTCCTCCGCACCCAGCTCCTCCGCTCCATGCGCAAGGCCTGCTACCGGCCCAGCCACGACGGCCACTACGGCCTGAACAAGAAGGACTACACCCACTTCACCTCTCCCATCCGCCGCTATGCCGACCTTGTCGTGCACCGCGTCCTCGGTGCCTGGCTCGCCAAGCAGCCCGGCTACCGCGCCACACACACCGATCAGCTCGCCGAGCACCTCAGCCTCACCGAGATCAATAGCACCGAGGCCGAGCGCGATTCCGTGAAGGTGAAGCTCATGGAGTACTTCGACCGCGAGGCCGAGCGGAAGAAAAAGACCGTCTTCAACGCCATCATCACCGACGTCCGCAACCACGGCTTCTTCATCGAGCTCTCCGACGCCGGCGCCTTTGGCATGGTGCCCATCTCCTCCCTCCGCGACGACTTCTACGTCCTCAACGGCCCCGGCACCGCCTTCATCGGCCGCAAAACCAAGCGCAAGTTCGAGCTCGGCCATACCATCCAGGTCATCGTCGCCAAGGTCGACCGCCAGAAACGCCTCATCGACTTCACGGTCCCGTAA
- the guaB gene encoding IMP dehydrogenase has translation MPKPVAKTTSDSEYYLPAERFFPANLPSALTFDDVSLATLYSEVLPKDTDLSTSLSERLPLQIPIISSDMDTVTESRMAIAMALNGGLGLIHYNLPAKEQIKEVARVKHHVHGLIQDPMTVKPTATIADVLEMIDLRRFDFRTFPVVDEAGKLVGLLPGNVVRERYKALKVAAVMTPRKQLLTVEEKRIANDPIKVADRFFTENIGIHKILVVDAADRLRGLITSSDVERITGEAKSRRKPARDAHFRLVVGAAISPVRTPDGKLDRDRIIAHVGELMQEAVDAVAISTAHGHTAGVGDMVKLIRGEFKDLTIIAGNVTSGEGVEFLARCGADAIKVGQGPGSICTTRIVAGVGIPQLTALHAAGRGAAKKGVRLIADGGITKSGDIVKALTLADTVILGGLLAGCREAPGEIMEISGKLYKQYRGMGSHAAMKAGSAARYGHDKNDAVRKVAAEGIEALKEVSGSVDDVLGALIGGVQSGMGYLGAKNLPELRQKARYIRVTPAGQKEASPHDVIEVATRSGG, from the coding sequence ATGCCTAAGCCTGTTGCCAAAACCACGAGCGATTCGGAGTATTACCTGCCCGCCGAGCGCTTCTTCCCCGCCAATCTGCCGAGCGCGCTGACCTTCGACGACGTCTCGCTCGCCACGCTCTACTCCGAGGTCCTGCCCAAGGATACCGATCTCTCGACATCCCTCTCCGAGCGCCTGCCCCTGCAGATCCCGATCATCTCGTCCGACATGGACACCGTCACCGAGTCGCGCATGGCCATCGCCATGGCCCTCAACGGCGGTCTTGGCCTCATCCACTACAATCTCCCGGCCAAGGAACAGATCAAGGAGGTCGCCCGCGTGAAGCACCACGTCCACGGCCTCATCCAGGACCCGATGACGGTGAAACCCACCGCCACCATCGCCGATGTCCTCGAGATGATCGATCTCCGCCGCTTCGACTTCCGCACCTTCCCCGTCGTCGACGAGGCCGGCAAGCTCGTCGGCCTGCTCCCCGGCAACGTCGTCCGCGAGCGTTACAAGGCCCTCAAGGTCGCCGCCGTGATGACCCCGCGCAAACAGCTCCTCACCGTCGAGGAGAAGCGCATCGCCAACGACCCCATCAAGGTCGCCGACCGCTTCTTCACGGAGAACATCGGCATCCACAAGATCCTCGTCGTCGATGCCGCCGACCGCCTCCGCGGCCTCATCACCAGCTCCGACGTCGAACGCATCACCGGCGAGGCCAAGTCCCGCCGCAAGCCCGCCCGCGACGCCCATTTCCGCCTCGTCGTCGGCGCCGCCATCTCCCCGGTCCGCACGCCCGACGGCAAGCTCGACCGCGACCGCATCATCGCCCACGTCGGCGAGCTCATGCAGGAGGCCGTCGACGCCGTCGCCATCTCCACCGCCCACGGCCACACGGCCGGGGTCGGTGACATGGTGAAACTCATCCGCGGCGAATTCAAGGATCTGACCATCATCGCCGGCAACGTCACCAGCGGCGAGGGCGTGGAGTTCCTCGCCCGCTGTGGCGCCGATGCCATCAAGGTCGGCCAGGGCCCCGGCTCGATCTGCACCACCCGCATCGTCGCGGGCGTCGGCATCCCGCAGCTCACCGCCCTGCACGCCGCCGGCCGCGGCGCGGCGAAGAAGGGAGTCCGCCTCATCGCCGACGGCGGCATCACCAAGTCGGGCGACATCGTCAAGGCCCTCACCCTCGCCGACACCGTCATCCTCGGCGGCCTCCTCGCCGGCTGCCGTGAGGCCCCGGGCGAGATCATGGAAATCTCGGGCAAACTCTACAAACAGTACCGCGGCATGGGCTCCCACGCCGCCATGAAGGCCGGCTCCGCCGCCCGCTACGGCCACGACAAAAATGACGCCGTCCGCAAGGTCGCCGCCGAGGGCATCGAGGCCCTCAAGGAAGTCTCCGGCTCGGTCGACGACGTCCTCGGCGCCCTCATCGGTGGCGTGCAGAGTGGTATGGGCTACCTCGGGGCGAAGAACCTGCCCGAGCTGCGCCAGAAGGCCCGCTACATCCGCGTGACGCCCGCCGGCCAGAAGGAAGCCTCGCCGCACGACGTGATCGAGGTCGCCACCCGCAGCGGCGGCTGA
- a CDS encoding cryptochrome/photolyase family protein, with the protein MPRPLRHLILVLGDQLDLAASAFDGFDCAQDAVWMAEVAEESTHVWSGRPRIALFLSAMRHHREALRAAGRTVHYRELEESGKGGGLAEELTRAIARLKPQRLILTEPGDWRVGEALVQAAKAAGCPLEVRDDRHFYATRADFATHARGRKQLRMEYFYREMRRKHGVLLDAAGEPEGGQWNFDPENRGSLLAGGPAGLKAPVKFEPDAITRGVIDLVNRVFADHPGKLDQFDWPVTTVEARVALQDFIAHRLEKFGQYQDAMWTEEAWLYHSRLAAAMNLKLLDPREVVGAAEQAWRKGRVPLAAAEGFIRQILGWREYVRGVYWRSMPGYVELNALEAHGALPQFYWTGDVPMVCLSQAIRQSLELGYAHHIQRLMVTGLYGLMLGVEPRKVHEWYLAVYVDAVEWVELPNTLGMSQYADGGIMASKPYVATGKYIQRMSNYCAGCRFDPAKATGPEACPFTTLYWDFLQRHEKRLAANPRMALQVKNLARLKPAELAAIRQQAGAIRANGGVPPVGPGEPGLLALT; encoded by the coding sequence ATGCCCCGACCGCTTCGTCATCTGATTCTGGTGCTCGGCGACCAGCTCGACCTCGCCGCTTCGGCATTCGACGGCTTTGATTGCGCGCAGGACGCCGTGTGGATGGCGGAAGTCGCGGAGGAATCCACGCACGTGTGGTCCGGCCGGCCGCGCATTGCGTTGTTTTTGTCCGCGATGCGGCATCACCGGGAGGCGCTGCGCGCGGCCGGCCGCACGGTGCATTATCGTGAGCTCGAGGAAAGCGGGAAGGGCGGCGGGCTGGCGGAGGAGCTGACGCGCGCGATCGCGCGGCTGAAGCCGCAGCGGCTGATCCTGACGGAGCCGGGCGACTGGCGGGTGGGGGAGGCGCTGGTGCAGGCGGCGAAGGCCGCGGGGTGTCCGCTGGAGGTGCGGGATGACCGGCACTTCTACGCCACGCGCGCGGATTTCGCCACGCATGCGCGCGGGCGCAAGCAGCTGCGGATGGAATATTTTTATCGGGAGATGCGGCGGAAGCACGGGGTGCTGCTCGATGCGGCGGGCGAGCCGGAGGGTGGGCAGTGGAATTTTGATCCGGAGAACCGGGGCAGCCTGCTGGCGGGCGGACCGGCGGGGCTGAAGGCACCGGTGAAATTCGAGCCGGACGCGATCACCCGCGGGGTGATCGACCTGGTGAACCGGGTGTTCGCGGATCATCCGGGCAAGCTGGACCAGTTTGACTGGCCGGTGACGACGGTGGAGGCGCGGGTGGCGCTGCAGGATTTCATTGCGCACCGGTTGGAGAAATTCGGCCAGTATCAGGATGCCATGTGGACCGAGGAGGCGTGGCTTTATCATTCGCGGTTGGCGGCGGCGATGAACCTGAAGCTGCTCGATCCGCGGGAAGTGGTCGGCGCTGCAGAACAGGCGTGGAGGAAGGGACGGGTGCCGTTGGCGGCGGCCGAGGGATTCATCCGGCAGATCCTCGGGTGGCGGGAGTACGTGCGCGGGGTGTACTGGCGATCCATGCCGGGTTACGTGGAGTTGAATGCGCTCGAGGCGCACGGCGCCTTGCCGCAATTCTACTGGACGGGGGATGTACCCATGGTGTGCCTCAGCCAGGCGATCCGCCAGTCACTGGAACTCGGGTACGCCCATCACATCCAGCGGCTGATGGTCACGGGGCTCTATGGGTTGATGCTGGGGGTGGAACCGCGCAAGGTGCACGAGTGGTACCTGGCCGTTTATGTGGACGCCGTGGAGTGGGTTGAGCTGCCCAACACGCTCGGCATGTCGCAATACGCCGATGGCGGCATCATGGCCTCGAAGCCGTATGTCGCGACGGGGAAGTACATCCAGCGGATGAGCAATTATTGTGCGGGCTGCCGGTTTGATCCGGCCAAGGCGACGGGGCCGGAGGCGTGTCCGTTTACGACGCTCTACTGGGATTTTCTGCAGCGTCACGAAAAACGGCTGGCGGCGAATCCGCGCATGGCGCTGCAGGTCAAAAATCTCGCGCGACTGAAGCCGGCCGAGCTCGCGGCGATCAGGCAACAGGCGGGGGCGATCCGGGCGAATGGCGGGGTGCCACCCGTGGGGCCGGGTGAACCGGGATTGTTGGCGCTTACCTGA